The DNA segment TGTTCCTGTGAGGCATCCATGCGACCAGGTATAAAAGGGACAGTTATGGCATATCCTGCTGTGGTTGCAGCCTTCTCAACACCGGCACAACCGGCCAGTACAATTAAATCTGCCAGCGAAACCTTTTTACCAGCTGTTTGTGCAGTATTAAATTCTTTTTGAATGCCTTCCAGTATATTCAATACTTTTTGTAATTGTGGAGGATTGTTAACCTGCCAGTATTTTTGCGGAGCAAGGCGGATGCGTGCACCGTTGGCCCCACCACGTTTATCGGTTCCACGGAAGGTAGAAGCGGAGGCCCATGCGGTAGAAACCAGTTCAGCTATACTTAAACCTGATTCCAATACCTGTGCTTTCAGGGCCGCAATATCATTTTCATTGATCAGTACATGGTTTACTGCCGGGATAGGATCCTGCCAAATCAATTCTTCCTGTGGTACTTCCGGACCAAGGTAGCGCTCACGCGGGCCCATATCACGATGCGTCAATTTAAACCATGCACGCGCAAAGGCATCGGCAAATGCATCGGGGTTTTCAAAAAAGCGTCGTGATATTTTTTCGTATGCCGGATCAAATCTTAAAGAAAGGTCGGTAGTCAGCATCGTAGGACGATGTTTTTTTGAACCGTCAAAGGCATCAGGGATAAATGCTTCGGCGTTTTTGGCTACCCATTGCTGCGCACCAGCAGGGCTTTTAGAAAGCTCCCATTCAAATCCAAACAGGTTTTCAAAAAAATTATTGCTCCATTGAGTCGGTGTTTTTGTCCATATTACTTCCAGTCCGCTGGTAATCGCATCGGCTCCTTTGCCAGTGCCATAACTGTTGCGCCAGCCCAAACCCTGCATTTCAATGTCTACAGCTTCTGGCTCTTTGCCTACATGGTCTGCAGAGGCAGCACCATGGGTTTTGCCAAAACTATGACCTCCGGCTATTAATGCAACAGTTTCCTCATCGTCCATAGCCATCCGGCCAAATGTATCACGAATGTCTTTGGCAGCGGCGATAGGGTCAGGGTTGCCATCCGGTCCTTCCGGATTTACATATATTAAGCCCATTTGCACAGCTGCAAGTGGTTTCTCCAGATTTCTGGAGTGTATATTGCCATCGGCATTGTCATCTGTAACCAATACACCATCGCCTTCCACACCGGGTGAACCGTGTGCATAACGCAGATCGCCACCCAGCCAGGTAGTTTCGGCACCCCAATAAACGGATTCATCCGCCTCCCACACATCTTCACGTCCACCGGCAAAGCCAAAGGTTTTAAAACCCATTGATTCCAATGCTACGTTACCGGTAAGGATCATCAGGTCGGCCCATGAAATATTGCGGCCGTATTTTTGCTTAACTGGCCAAAGCAATCTGCGGGCCTTATCCAAACTTACGTTATCAGGCCAGCTATTCAGTGGTGCAAAACGCTGTAAGCCTGCACCGGCACCACCACGTCCGTCGCCCACACGATAAGTTCCTGCACTGTGCCACGCCATACGTATAAACAATCCACCATAGTGACCAAAGTCTGCCGGCCACCAGTCCTGCGAGTCGGTCATGAGTGCATGAAGGTCTTTCTTCAGTGCTGCAAAGTCGAGGCTTTTAAAGGCTTCAGCATAATTAAAATCCTTATCCATTGGATTGGATAAGGAGGAATGTTGACGCAGTATGTTCAGTTTTAACTGATTAGGCCACCAGTCCTTGTTTCGGGTGCCACCCCCACCTACATTGTGCTTCATACTTCCATTATGAAAAGGGCATTTACTGATGTCGTTTGGATTGTTTTCCATAGATCTGAATTTTATACTTATAATTAAAGATACGACAGATCATGGTGAGAATCAAACTGCTTTTTTCTATAGCATTATAGTTAAAAACTATTGTTTGTTTAAATGAAAATAATGAATGGTTATAGGATGTGATGTGCTATTAAAACCTGTTCCAGTTCTTTAGGGTGTCTGGTCATCAGTAAAGTATGCAGACCGGCTAATTTGGCCCCCTCAATGTGCTGTGGGCTATCATCAATAAACAAGGTTTCGGCAGGGTCAAGTCCATTCTCTTGAATGACCTGTTCAAATATCTCTATATTGGGTTTGCGCAAGAACATTTGCTGTGAGTAATAGGCTTTTTCAAACAGTGCGCTGTTGTCGTCCATCCCAAATTCCTTTTTTAAATATTCTACAATGTAATTGTAATGTGTTTCATTGTTATTGCTCAGTAAAAAGGTACGGTATTTTTGTTTTACTTTAAGCAGTACCTCATGAATTCCGGGGGGTACACCGATCAGCAAACTGTTCCAGGCATTGTCAATTTCCTGATCTGTCAGGTTTTTATTACCTGCTGCTTCACGTATCCCTTCTCTGAACTGTGCAGGAGAGATGGCTGCGGTTTCAAAATTATTGAAAAGCTGGTGGTGGCTTTTATGTGAAAAGAATTCCGTATTATTGGCAATACCAAGTTGTAATAGAGCTTCTTGTGCCTTTTTAAAGTCTATTTCGAAGATCACATTGCCGTAATCGAAAATAATATTTTTTATTTTTTGTGCTAAAACTGTTTCCATAATTGAATACAAATATGTAACATTGCACTCGCAAAATCTAAAAGATTTTTCGGGGCCTATAGCTCAGTTGGTTAGAGTAGAAGACTCATAATCTTTTGGTCGCTGGTTCGAGCCCAGCTGGGCCCACTGCTTAAAAAGCCGTTTTTCCGAAGAGAAGAACGGCTTTTTTCGTTTATAGGGAAAATAATCATTCTTAATTTTTACCTTTGTGATCTGTTATACTAAATCTGACATATTATCAATCCTTCGTAAGGACATCCTCCTTAAATTGAAGATTTAATGCATTGGAACCGCTTGATTCTAAATGTAATGGATAATATGTGCATCATTTTTTACCCAACAATTTTTAATAACAAAGAGATTGATTGATCAAATCAATTGTTTTATCACGTTGCAGAATGATAAATATCTTCTGCAATTTGATAAAGTTTAAAAATATTTAAGATGTATAGTAAACAGTTAATAAGTAGAGATATAGAACTCTTTTATAATAAAGCGTCTGAAGAAACCAGACTGAACAAAGGTATGGGAGTGTTTGAATTTGAAAGAATCAAATCACTCATAGAAAAATATGTTCCACCAACATTCACTAAAATAATTGATGTTGGTGGAGGCACAGGTAAATATTCAGAATGGCTTGCAAAAAAGGGGCATGAGGTATACTTAATTGAGCCAGTCTTTAAACATATTCAAATAGCTAAGGATAGAGCTAGTAAATTAAAAAACAAATATTCTGTTTATTTAGGGGAAGCCAGAAATTTAGACTTCCCAGATAATTTTGCAGATATGATAATTCTACACGGGCCACTTTATCATCTTCAAAAAAAAGAAGACAGGGAAAAAGCGATTCGTGAAGCCAAACGCGTTGTAAAAAAAGACGGTATCATTTTAGGGTTTTCTATAAATTATACTGCATCAACTTTAGTTGGGCTTCTACAAGGACTAATTCATAAAGGTGCTTTTTTTAATATGTGCAAAGAAGAACTCACAACAGGCATTCATAATCCTCCAAATGATTTTCCCTGGCTTCTAGCAGAAGCGTATTATCATAAACCAAATGAATTAAAAGATGAATTTGTGAAGGAGGATTTGACGTATATAAATACCTACGCGGTAGAGGGGATGGCCTGGCTGGATAAAGATTACTTTCTGAACCTTTTGGATATGAAAAAGAGAAAGACCTTAATGGAACTTATCCAGATCACTGAAAATGACAGCTATCTTTTACCATTTAGTCCGCATATGATGATAGCAGCAAAAAAAAAATAAATTTATGAGAAATAAAGATAAATATTTTAATGCTTTAGTGGAAAGTAATGGACGTTGTAATGAAATAGAGCTTGGAGAAAAACTTGGTCTAGATGAAGATGCTACCAGACAAATACTTACTCAACTTTTATCAGAATATAAAATTGAATATATTCAAAGTGGATTATGCGAGTATAGCATTATGAAAAGTAAAAGAAGAATCAGCTAATCTAGCGCACACCTGAGCCCACTGCTTAAAAAGCCGTTTTTCCGAAGAGAAGAACGGCTTTTTTCGTGTATTTGATTTGTATTCAATCAGGTTGATCACGATCATAAGCATTATTCTATTCATAATTTCGAAACACACGTGTTTTATTCAGACCAGACTGCCAGTTCATTACCATCAGGATCGGTAAAATGAAAGCGTCTGCCACCTGGAAAACTGAAAATATCCTGCACTATACCACCAGCCTTAATGACTTTTTCTCTGGTTGTTTCAATGTCCTTTGAATAAAGGATAACTAATATGCTTCCTTTTACAGGGATACCTGAAGTAAAGCCGCCATCAATATAATCACCTTCAAAAGCTGTGTAATCAGGTCCATAGTCTGTAAAAGTCCAATCGAAACATATGGTATAAAATCTTTTGATCAGTTGAATGTCTTTAGAGAGAAATTCCAGGTATTGGATCTGTTCGTGCTTAAGTTTGTTCTGTGCGGGGGTGTTAGTCATAATTTCTTGAGATTATAGATGCAAATGTAGTTGATAATGCTCATTCATACTTTGGAAAAATGCTATAAATTTATAATTCCTTAGGTAAAATTGAAGGAGATTTACTTCATCTTTCTATTATAGAATGCTATATTGTAGATACCTATGTTAATCCATACAATCCGTGTATATGTCTTTAAAAAATAATGCAAAATTCAGGATAAGAAAGATTAAAAAATTCCTTAGCCTTTTAGGCCCTGGTTTAACTACTGGTGCTGCTGACGACGATCCTTCAGGCATTGCAACCTATTCCCAGACCGGGGCACAGTTTGGCTATGGACAATTATGGACTGCATTATATATGCTGCCTTTTATGACAGCTGTACAGGAGGCTTGTGCAAGAATAGGTCTGGTAACCGGAAAAGGTATTGCTGCAGTGGTAAAAGAGCATTACAATACTAAAGTACTTTATTCTGTTGTAGGACTGGTGGTGACAGCCAATACCATTAATATTGGTGCAGATATTGGCGCTATGGCTGCTGCAGCCCAATTGTTAATTCCGGTTAATTTTGTTGTGCTTACCCTGCTTTTCACTGCAGTAATCTTAATACTTGAAATTTTTACCAATTACAGCGTATATTCGAGGATATTAAAATGGCTTGCACTTGCTTTACTGGCCTATCCCATTACTGTGTTTATTATAGATCAGCCCTGGCCAACTGTATTAAGGGCAACAGTTATACCTCATTTCGAATTTACATTCGACTTTTTGTTTATCATTACTGGGGTATTCGGTACAACCATTACTCCCTATATGTTTTTCTGGCAGGCGTCGCAGGAGGTTGAGGAAGAAAAAGCCAAAGGTCTGGTTAGAGACGGAAAACCTAGAATTGGCTGGCCCCATATACATGCAATGCGTAAGGATAATAACATTGGGATGGTTATTTCTGAATTTACTACCTGGTGCATACTGTTGGTTGGGGCAACAGTTTTGCATAACAGTGGTATAACTGATGTAAAAAATGCAGCTGATGCCGCAAAAGCACTTGAACCTCTGGTACATTCTTTCCCTAATGCGGGTTATCTTGCTAAATTGATTTTCTCTGTAGGCATTATCGGTCTCGGATTACTTGCCGTCCCGGTGCTTTCTGGTTCTGCTGCATACGCAGTTGCAGAGGCCTTTGACTGGAATGCCAGCTTAAACCTTAAACTTAAAAAAGCATATGGTTTTTATGGTGTGATTACCATCTCAACACTGATAGGACTAATCATCAACTTTATTGGCATAGATCCGGTAAAAGCATGGTTTATACTGCGGTAATAAACGGTATAGCTGCGGTTCCCCTGCTATCTCTGATCGTTAAGATTGCGGCAAGTGATAAAATTATGGGTGAATATAAAAGCGGCTGGTTGTCAAAGACTTTGCTATGGACAACTTTTTTTATTATGGGGGCTGCAGCTGTTGCATTGTTCTTCACCATATAATAGTTATAAATCTTTATTTCAACAGGCATACCGTTAATGAGCAATATGCAAAATTTTCGGGTGTTTGTTAAATAAATAGGTATCTTAGGACTCCGTGACTGCCTGCTGGTGTCTGGCATACATCCTCCAGTGCTCACATAACCTGTTTATTTTTTGACAGAAAGCTGCCAATTTATATGATTCAATTGCGGGACTATCTTATCGGCAAAAAAACTTCTTTTACTTTAGAAGGCCGGATATTTCATTCTGTTTGTCTGGTTGCATTGATGGGACTGGCGGTATGTATACCTTTTAATGCGTCGATACAACTGTTCCGCCTTGCGTTACTTATGGTTGTCATATTTTTGGCCGTACTAACCATTTATTATTTTTCCCGCTTCAGGAATAAAACAAGTGCAGGTATTGTTGTACTTTCGATAATCAATAACCTGCTGCTTATGGTAAATTATTATTATAACTCAGGTGTTAACGGGCCAAGTACAGTGGTCTTTGCCTTATCATTTCTGATTACTGTTTCCATTGTACCAAAAAAACATTTCTGGATATGGCTACCATTAAATATAGTAATTGTGCTTTCTCTGTTGTTTTTTGAGTTCAGAAATCCGGAACTGGTTAGAAATACCTACCCGGATGAAGCAGCTAAATTTACCGATATAGGCTTTACTTATTTATTGTGCGTAGCCACAATTTTGCTGATCACATCTTTCATCCGCAATTCGTATTATGGCGAAAGGGAAATAACAGCGCAAAAGACCATAGCGCTTGAGGCCAGTAATCATACCAAGAATAAATTGTTATCCATCCTGGCACATGATCTTAAAGAGCCCCTGGCTTCTATACAAGGCTATCTTGAGCTGCTTACAGAATATAAGCTGGAAGAAGCCGAACGTTTAAATATGGAAAAGCAATTGTTAAGCAGAACCAAAGATACAGCTTACATATTAGCTAATGTGCTTTCCTGGACAAAAGGGCAAATGGAAGCTGTTCAGATCAGTTTAAAGCCTTTAGTCTTAAAACAAAGCCTGTACAGTACGCTGAAGGTAATGGAAGGTATTGCAAAAGAGAAGGGAATAGAACTCAGAAACCAGATTACAGACGAGGTCTGTGTACTTGGAGACCGCGACATGCTGCAGCTGGTGATCAGGAACCTGATCAGCAATGCGATTAAATTTACCTTTCCGGGAGGAGATATTATTGTTTCTGCACATATGCATCAAAATGAATGTGTCATAAGTGTGAAAGATAATGGGGCAGGCATCCCTGCAGAACAACAATCCGCCATTTTTTCTCCGGCACTCAAACCAACATTCGGAACCGGAAATGAGAGAGGGGTAGGACTTGGTTTGATGCTATGTAAAGAATTTACGGAATTGCAGGGAGGTAAAATAAGCTTCGAAAGCCAGACAGACGCGGGAAGTACATTTATGGTTCACCTGCCGCTGAGCCTGGAAGTTAAAGTAACCCGTCAGCCTGCTTAAATATTGCTTTAAATCAGGCAAAATATTTTTTTAAAAGTTCTTCCAGTTCGGCAGGATGTAATGGCTTTTTCAATAGTTTCACTACATGCTGGCTGGCTTCAGCCTTTTTGATATCCCCAAAATCAAGCGTAGAAGAAAGCATGGCAATGAGACATTTTTCCGTAAGCTTTTTAGGTAATTTCTTATAATACTCCAAAAAATCAAAGCCGTCCAGATCTGGCATCTGAATGTCCAGCAAAATAAAATCGGGTAATTTTTGATCCTCATTCAGGTGTCTGTTCAGGTAAGTTAAGCCTTCTTCGGCCGACTGACATAACACAATTTCGTCAAATAAGTTCGAAATCTTAATGAGCTTTGCATTGATCTTCAGGTCAACATCATTGTCATCAATTAATAGTACAGTTCTATGGTTATTTAACATTGGGGATGGTTATTTTAAAGGTAGTACCCTCAGCTGGATCAGAGCTTACGGCTATTTTCCCATTAATCTTGTTTAATGCTTCTTTAACAATAAACAAGCCTAATCCGCTACCATGGTTAACTTTACTTTTGAAGAACTGGGTGAATATCTTTTCCAGGTGCTCATTCAGAATGCCCATTCCGTTGTCATTAATAGACATTTCAACCTGATCTTTTCTTACTGCTATATGTATGTTTACCTTTTTATTTAACTCTGTTTCTTTCTGATATTTTATGGCATTCGAAATCAGGTTACCCAATATCACTTCTATCCTGAATGCATCCCCGTAAAAAGGTACTTTCTGATCTATTACGGTATTAAAAGTAGTTTCTTTATCAGCGTAAGAATACAGATCGATAAGGCCGGGGATCAGTTTATGAAAGTCAATCAGGCTATGTTCGGAAACCGTTTTATTATTTTTATAGTACTGAAGGGTTTTCTGGATATAATAATCAAGTTTGTTCGAACAGGTTTCTATCAAACTCCAGTATTCACCACTCGACTCATAAAGGCCTTCCATCTTTACCAGGTTTACTATACCCATTGCCGATACCAATGGTGCTCTTAATTCATGGGAAATACTGTAGATGAACCTGTTTAATTCGTCATTTGTCTTTTCCAGCTCGGCCACTTTGTTCCGCAGGTCAATTTTAGACTTATAGGCATCATACGCATTTTTTATGGAATTGTGCAGTTCCAGGTCGTTCCAGGGTTTGGTAATATATCTATATATATCACCATGGTTAATTGCATCTGCAAGCGCTTCAATATCCGTATAACCTGTCAACAATATTCTTATCGGATCTGGATAGGAATCTGTAATGCTCTTAAAAAATTCCACACCTGTAGTGCCCGGCATTTTCTGATCGGCCAGGATCACCTGCACCGAAATATTTTCCAGTATCTTTAAACCTTCAGCAGCAGATATGGCTGTATATATTTCATACTGCCGCCTAAAACTTGCTTTAAAAGCCTGCAAGTTGTTTTCCTCATCATCAATATATAGAACTCTTACATTGGGTGCACTCATAGTACGGGCTTGGTTATTGTGTATTTACAGGTAATGTAATGATGAATTCTGTACCTTGATCTACTTCGGAGAGAACATCGATATGACCTTTATGTTTCTCAATAATACTAAAAACAATTGACAAACCTAAACCTGTTCCTTCTCCAACTTCTTTTGTGGTAAAAAAAGGTTCAAATATTTTATGTTTAACCTCGTCAGTCATCCCTGTACCTGTATCCTTAATGCTTATTTTAACGTTGTTATCATCGTACCAGGTATGAATGGTAAGCAGTTCTTCTTCCCTGTTTTTACCGTTCGACTTAATGGCCTGTATAGCATTTGATATCAGGTTCATAAACACCTGGTTGATTTTGCCCGGAAGACATTCAATTTTAGGCAGGTTTCCAAAATCTTTGATCACCTTAACATTATCCGGGAGTGAGTTTCTGACCAGTACAAGTGTCGAATGCAGTCCTTCATTAATGTCAATAGGCTTCA comes from the Pedobacter heparinus DSM 2366 genome and includes:
- a CDS encoding response regulator: MLNNHRTVLLIDDNDVDLKINAKLIKISNLFDEIVLCQSAEEGLTYLNRHLNEDQKLPDFILLDIQMPDLDGFDFLEYYKKLPKKLTEKCLIAMLSSTLDFGDIKKAEASQHVVKLLKKPLHPAELEELLKKYFA
- a CDS encoding class I SAM-dependent methyltransferase; amino-acid sequence: MYSKQLISRDIELFYNKASEETRLNKGMGVFEFERIKSLIEKYVPPTFTKIIDVGGGTGKYSEWLAKKGHEVYLIEPVFKHIQIAKDRASKLKNKYSVYLGEARNLDFPDNFADMIILHGPLYHLQKKEDREKAIREAKRVVKKDGIILGFSINYTASTLVGLLQGLIHKGAFFNMCKEELTTGIHNPPNDFPWLLAEAYYHKPNELKDEFVKEDLTYINTYAVEGMAWLDKDYFLNLLDMKKRKTLMELIQITENDSYLLPFSPHMMIAAKKK
- a CDS encoding VOC family protein — protein: MTNTPAQNKLKHEQIQYLEFLSKDIQLIKRFYTICFDWTFTDYGPDYTAFEGDYIDGGFTSGIPVKGSILVILYSKDIETTREKVIKAGGIVQDIFSFPGGRRFHFTDPDGNELAVWSE
- the katG gene encoding catalase/peroxidase HPI, whose amino-acid sequence is MENNPNDISKCPFHNGSMKHNVGGGGTRNKDWWPNQLKLNILRQHSSLSNPMDKDFNYAEAFKSLDFAALKKDLHALMTDSQDWWPADFGHYGGLFIRMAWHSAGTYRVGDGRGGAGAGLQRFAPLNSWPDNVSLDKARRLLWPVKQKYGRNISWADLMILTGNVALESMGFKTFGFAGGREDVWEADESVYWGAETTWLGGDLRYAHGSPGVEGDGVLVTDDNADGNIHSRNLEKPLAAVQMGLIYVNPEGPDGNPDPIAAAKDIRDTFGRMAMDDEETVALIAGGHSFGKTHGAASADHVGKEPEAVDIEMQGLGWRNSYGTGKGADAITSGLEVIWTKTPTQWSNNFFENLFGFEWELSKSPAGAQQWVAKNAEAFIPDAFDGSKKHRPTMLTTDLSLRFDPAYEKISRRFFENPDAFADAFARAWFKLTHRDMGPRERYLGPEVPQEELIWQDPIPAVNHVLINENDIAALKAQVLESGLSIAELVSTAWASASTFRGTDKRGGANGARIRLAPQKYWQVNNPPQLQKVLNILEGIQKEFNTAQTAGKKVSLADLIVLAGCAGVEKAATTAGYAITVPFIPGRMDASQEQTDVESFGYLEPAADGFRNYRKSKIPVSTEELLIDKAHLLTLTIPELTVLLGGMRVLDTNFDASKHGIFTSKPGQLSNDFFVNLLDMNTVWKAASADREVYEGRDRNTGEIKWTGTRADLVFGSNSELRAVAEVYGSSDSRQKFITDFVFAWNKVMNLDRFDLG
- a CDS encoding hybrid sensor histidine kinase/response regulator; the protein is MSAPNVRVLYIDDEENNLQAFKASFRRQYEIYTAISAAEGLKILENISVQVILADQKMPGTTGVEFFKSITDSYPDPIRILLTGYTDIEALADAINHGDIYRYITKPWNDLELHNSIKNAYDAYKSKIDLRNKVAELEKTNDELNRFIYSISHELRAPLVSAMGIVNLVKMEGLYESSGEYWSLIETCSNKLDYYIQKTLQYYKNNKTVSEHSLIDFHKLIPGLIDLYSYADKETTFNTVIDQKVPFYGDAFRIEVILGNLISNAIKYQKETELNKKVNIHIAVRKDQVEMSINDNGMGILNEHLEKIFTQFFKSKVNHGSGLGLFIVKEALNKINGKIAVSSDPAEGTTFKITIPNVK
- a CDS encoding HAD family hydrolase → METVLAQKIKNIIFDYGNVIFEIDFKKAQEALLQLGIANNTEFFSHKSHHQLFNNFETAAISPAQFREGIREAAGNKNLTDQEIDNAWNSLLIGVPPGIHEVLLKVKQKYRTFLLSNNNETHYNYIVEYLKKEFGMDDNSALFEKAYYSQQMFLRKPNIEIFEQVIQENGLDPAETLFIDDSPQHIEGAKLAGLHTLLMTRHPKELEQVLIAHHIL
- a CDS encoding NRAMP family divalent metal transporter produces the protein MSLKNNAKFRIRKIKKFLSLLGPGLTTGAADDDPSGIATYSQTGAQFGYGQLWTALYMLPFMTAVQEACARIGLVTGKGIAAVVKEHYNTKVLYSVVGLVVTANTINIGADIGAMAAAAQLLIPVNFVVLTLLFTAVILILEIFTNYSVYSRILKWLALALLAYPITVFIIDQPWPTVLRATVIPHFEFTFDFLFIITGVFGTTITPYMFFWQASQEVEEEKAKGLVRDGKPRIGWPHIHAMRKDNNIGMVISEFTTWCILLVGATVLHNSGITDVKNAADAAKALEPLVHSFPNAGYLAKLIFSVGIIGLGLLAVPVLSGSAAYAVAEAFDWNASLNLKLKKAYGFYGVITISTLIGLIINFIGIDPVKAWFILR
- a CDS encoding sensor histidine kinase, with product MIQLRDYLIGKKTSFTLEGRIFHSVCLVALMGLAVCIPFNASIQLFRLALLMVVIFLAVLTIYYFSRFRNKTSAGIVVLSIINNLLLMVNYYYNSGVNGPSTVVFALSFLITVSIVPKKHFWIWLPLNIVIVLSLLFFEFRNPELVRNTYPDEAAKFTDIGFTYLLCVATILLITSFIRNSYYGEREITAQKTIALEASNHTKNKLLSILAHDLKEPLASIQGYLELLTEYKLEEAERLNMEKQLLSRTKDTAYILANVLSWTKGQMEAVQISLKPLVLKQSLYSTLKVMEGIAKEKGIELRNQITDEVCVLGDRDMLQLVIRNLISNAIKFTFPGGDIIVSAHMHQNECVISVKDNGAGIPAEQQSAIFSPALKPTFGTGNERGVGLGLMLCKEFTELQGGKISFESQTDAGSTFMVHLPLSLEVKVTRQPA